The following are encoded in a window of Candidatus Palauibacter soopunensis genomic DNA:
- the hutF gene encoding formimidoylglutamate deiminase: MSTKSRTLRFRAIMGPGGLERDRSIEIAPDGTILAIRAVRAAGAAYDGGLAVPGMPNAHSHIFQCALAGFGEAARGDDSFWSWRRAMYRLAGSITPEQLFDVARHGYARMLRAGFTHVVEFHYLHHDPDGARGPRTTRAVLAAAEEVGLPMSLLPVYYRTAGFDGAAPHAGQQRFAHGSVDEFMAAVEALGPAVAGVAPHSLRAVPADDLVELVAGVDATLGPAAPLHIHISEQELEVEECLAARGRTPVDLLADTVELGPRWSLVHATHATEAERTRLRSAGARVVLCPITEAHLGDGIFPAREHFLAGGAAAAGSDANVRISAIEEARQLEYGQRLRDRRRARLATEAGAGPVVWSWLAEGGGEAAVTRPGPTDGTGARLRLGRIEPGYRADFVVLGREGPNTLGHDWETLMDAWLVGGDRRDIEAVYVGGERRVERGSMAGEAEIRSAFGKAMGEIRRAI; this comes from the coding sequence GTGAGCACCAAGAGCCGCACGCTGAGGTTTCGCGCGATCATGGGCCCCGGAGGCCTCGAGCGCGACCGGTCGATCGAGATTGCTCCGGACGGGACGATCCTGGCGATTCGGGCGGTTCGGGCCGCCGGCGCCGCCTACGACGGGGGACTCGCGGTCCCCGGCATGCCGAACGCGCACTCGCACATCTTCCAGTGCGCACTGGCCGGCTTCGGTGAAGCGGCGCGAGGGGACGACTCCTTCTGGAGTTGGCGTCGAGCCATGTACCGGCTGGCCGGCTCGATCACCCCGGAGCAACTGTTCGACGTCGCCCGGCACGGGTACGCCCGCATGCTGCGCGCAGGCTTCACTCACGTCGTGGAGTTCCACTACCTGCATCACGACCCGGACGGAGCGCGTGGGCCCCGAACGACGCGGGCCGTGCTCGCGGCGGCCGAAGAGGTCGGCCTTCCCATGAGCCTGCTGCCCGTCTACTACCGGACCGCCGGCTTCGACGGGGCCGCGCCTCACGCGGGACAGCAACGCTTCGCGCACGGCTCGGTGGACGAATTCATGGCCGCCGTCGAGGCGCTGGGCCCGGCGGTGGCCGGCGTGGCGCCGCACTCTCTCCGGGCCGTGCCCGCGGACGACCTCGTGGAACTCGTGGCGGGAGTCGACGCCACGCTGGGCCCCGCGGCGCCGCTGCACATCCACATCAGCGAACAGGAACTCGAGGTCGAGGAATGCCTCGCGGCGCGCGGCCGCACGCCGGTCGACCTCCTCGCGGACACGGTCGAACTGGGCCCCCGCTGGAGTCTCGTGCATGCGACGCACGCCACGGAGGCGGAGCGCACGCGGCTCCGGAGCGCGGGGGCGAGGGTCGTCCTGTGTCCGATCACGGAAGCCCACCTCGGGGACGGGATCTTCCCCGCCCGCGAGCACTTTCTCGCCGGTGGCGCGGCCGCGGCGGGCTCCGACGCAAACGTCCGCATCTCCGCCATCGAGGAGGCGAGGCAACTCGAATACGGGCAGCGCCTGCGGGATCGGCGCCGAGCTCGTCTGGCTACCGAAGCGGGCGCGGGGCCGGTCGTCTGGTCGTGGCTGGCGGAGGGCGGCGGCGAAGCGGCGGTAACCCGGCCCGGTCCCACGGACGGCACCGGCGCGCGGCTGCGGCTGGGGCGAATCGAACCGGGCTACCGGGCCGACTTCGTCGTCCTGGGCCGGGAAGGCCCGAACACCTTGGGACACGATTGGGAGACCCTCATGGACGCCTGGCTCGTGGGGGGCGACCGGCGCGACATTGAGGCGGTGTACGTCGGCGGGGAACGACGCGTCGAGCGCGGATCGATGGCGGGCGAGGCCGAGATCCGATCCGCTTTCGGGAAGGCGATGGGGGAGATCCGGCGGGCGATCTGA
- a CDS encoding class I fructose-bisphosphate aldolase: MSQQLVQVAEDMGAKGKGILAADESSGTIRKRFDGIGVESTEENRRDYRELLFRTSDALRECISGVILFDETLRQSAADGTPLVQLISDAGSIPGIKIDKGAHALAGAPGEKVTEGLDGLRERLAEYYELGARFTKWRAVIDIGRGGDRSIPSAYGIGANAHALARMAALSQEQGLVPIVEPEVLMDGDHDIDRCFEVTEATLKQVYMALFHQRVLLEGSVLKPNMVLSGKLCADQAGVDEVAEKTVRCLKRAVPAAVPSIVFLSGGQSDIEATAHLNAMNAGFDTPWNLSFSYGRALQAAPLQAWGGASDNGPAAQAAFAHRARMNGLATRGKWSMDLERAAA; the protein is encoded by the coding sequence ATGAGTCAGCAGCTCGTCCAGGTGGCGGAAGACATGGGGGCCAAGGGCAAGGGGATCCTTGCCGCCGACGAGAGCTCGGGAACGATCCGGAAGAGGTTCGACGGCATCGGCGTCGAATCGACGGAGGAGAACCGGCGCGACTACCGGGAGCTGCTCTTCCGGACGAGCGATGCGCTGCGCGAGTGCATTTCAGGCGTCATCCTCTTCGACGAAACCCTTCGGCAATCGGCGGCCGACGGCACGCCGCTCGTGCAACTCATCTCCGATGCCGGCTCGATTCCCGGGATCAAGATCGACAAGGGGGCGCATGCCCTCGCGGGGGCGCCGGGCGAGAAGGTGACGGAAGGACTCGATGGGCTGCGCGAGCGGCTTGCGGAGTATTACGAACTCGGAGCCCGCTTCACGAAGTGGCGCGCCGTCATCGACATCGGACGGGGCGGAGACCGCTCCATCCCGAGCGCCTACGGTATCGGGGCAAACGCCCACGCGCTCGCCCGGATGGCGGCGCTCAGCCAGGAGCAGGGGCTCGTGCCCATCGTCGAGCCGGAAGTGCTGATGGACGGCGACCACGATATCGACCGCTGCTTCGAGGTCACGGAGGCCACGCTCAAGCAGGTCTACATGGCTCTCTTCCACCAGCGGGTGCTGCTGGAGGGCTCGGTCCTCAAGCCCAACATGGTCCTCTCGGGCAAGCTGTGCGCGGATCAGGCGGGGGTCGATGAGGTCGCCGAGAAGACCGTGCGCTGTCTGAAGCGGGCGGTGCCTGCGGCGGTACCGAGCATCGTCTTCCTGTCGGGAGGGCAGTCGGACATCGAGGCTACGGCCCACCTGAACGCCATGAACGCAGGGTTCGATACGCCGTGGAACCTCAGCTTCTCGTACGGCCGGGCGCTGCAGGCCGCGCCGCTGCAGGCCTGGGGCGGGGCTTCGGACAACGGGCCGGCGGCGCAGGCGGCGTTTGCGCACCGCGCGCGCATGAACGGTCTCGCGACGCGCGGCAAGTGGTCGATGGACTTGGAGCGGGCGGCCGCCTGA